The genomic stretch AACAAAGAAAAATCTTCGCTCTTCCATAAACCACCACATTATTGCTGGTCTCTTTGTTGAAGGTGTCTAGAGCTGCCCTACATGACAGCATCCGTCCTGGGTGATGGGGCAAGGCTGCCCATGCAGCATTATTTTCCAAACCCCTGCAAGGCACCTGTATGTGCACTAAGGACCAGGAAAAaaagtggtagtcgctcagtcatgtccgattctttgagaccccacggactgtagcccaccaggctcctctgtccatggaattctccaggcaagaatactggagtgagttgccatttccttctgcaggggatctttcagacccagggattgaacccaggtctcccacgttgcaggcagattctttaccatttaactGTGTGGGATGCTGTGAAATGCTCAGCTGTTGTTAAAACCTTTCCCAGAGATGCTTAGTTATATGAAGAGAGAAAGTTGCAGAATAATCATATAGTATGAGAAACTctcccatacatatatatgtaccttTATGCATGCAGATGTGCAGAAAATGTCAGGAAGAATACTTTGGGGCCTAGAGAGGGGCTAAAAGTATGTCTGTTTTATCCctacttaatattttataatgagatTATATCCATCTTTTTTtgtgtcattaaaaataaatttaacagaatattaagcagagaatgtttgtacattaaaaaattatggtaaaaCAGAATAATAATGTTATCCAGTGGTTTGGTATACCAGTACAGCATTCATTGCATTGAGTAAAAGAACTTTAAGAATGAAATTTAGTATTCCGTTTGATTTGTTTGTATTTCCattgtttgattccatttaggtcataaatgttttcagaaaaagtCCTATGgagaattttcattttgtaaaattttccaGAAGGAAAATCTCCAAAGTTGTATACAACCAGGTTTGATAAATCATCTCTGATTCTGAAATAATAAAGAATGTGAATGTATGAAATAAAGAATCGAGTTTAGAGAAAAACGAGGCTCTCAAGACAaaccagactttaaaaaaatgcttaaactgctaaagaaaatttaaaggaaatcttGTCACATGAAGTGCTATAGAGGCCGAAGGTTCTCAGTGACTAAAGACAATGGGTTTTTGAGATTTGACCAAACTGTTAATCCtaaatacaaattttcttttgGAGAACATGCTATTGaaatctttctcaaattcttgcaAAGCATTAGAGGTCATGCCGAGGCCAGTGTAAAGCAGGCAAATGCGCAGCACAGGAACCTAGTGAATCAGTCACAGGCAACTGAGAAGCATGATTCCTGAAAGTTGGAGGATGAAAGCGGATCACAAAATTGTAATAATAGTTACACTTGGAGAAAATTTCAGAATGACTGAATCTCAGATGTTCATTCCCTGACAGTGGGATATGGGGTTTGGCCCTGGCCATCTTCTGTGCCCTTCTGTCAGGCTTGGTGTTGTGAGACTTTTTGAAGTTCAAGGTCAAGAGTCCCCACCCCACACAATTCAGCATATCCCATTCAGCTTTCCTGAGTGTAGGTGGCTCCTGGTCTGTGTTGGGAGGGTGGAGGCTTCTGAGTCAAGGCCAAGGCTGCCTGCGTTCCCATCCCCTAGGCCCTGCCACTTACCCGCCATTTCCCACTGGACTTTGAAGTGGCTGTTCTGGAACATTCAGAGGCCTGGGATGAAGCCGAGCCTGAGCAGGTTTCGTGGCCCCTGACATGGCTGGGGTCTGGACCTCACCCTCCTGCCCTCACCCCTACCTGGCTAGCCAGGGtcctccccgccacccccccccaCTTTCGGAGAGTTCTGGGCTGCACCTCCCGTGTCTCCCAGTCTGTAAAATCAGCCCCCAGCTCAGAAGGTGGGTGCGGGCCCGGGGATGGGGGATGAGGGTCGCCCTGTGCCCCAGCCCCACAGGACTGGTCTGGCAGCCAGCGTCAGCCTCCTGCCCTCACCTGCACATGCCACAGAATCCTCTGAGTGCACCAGTCACCCAGCTCCACGGAGATGCCCACCAGCTCCTCGTCCGCCTCCCGGAGCTGCCCCACCAGGTTGAGCAGCGTCATGGACACCACCATAGACTCCCAGGCTAGGCTGAGCCAGGGTGGTCTTTGGGTTGTAAAATCAACAGGAccagaggatggagggagggggattCGTTTGCTAATCTTATACACAGTGTTTGgctctgtagttttttttttttttttaagtgaagtgtAACCAGATTCCATTAAACTGCCCAAATCCCAGGAGCCCAGCTTGGTGAACACAGGTCCCACTTGCAGTGATGTTTTGGTTATACATCTGGCTTTCTCTGGTGCTCTGCCCCTGGGGGCAGGAATTGCATCATCTCTTTTGGAGCTTGGCAAAcagaaggtgctcaataagtgCTTATGAATGAAGCTCAGAAAAAGAGTGAGGGGTGAGGGAGTACAGGGTTTTTCTCCACTGTCCTGTCTGAAAACTTTGGGGGCcgttttttattatattttttaaaacatctgaaTTAAAGCAATAATATGTGCTCAGTGGTTACAAGGTCAAACAGCTCACCAATGGGTAAATCAGACTCACAAATGCACAAACCCAAGCAAAGCCCAAGTCCCCTCACATCCATTAATGGTGGGCGGGGCACTCTTGCCCACGTGCATCTCTCCTTTCTCCCATCACCAGTGTGATGGCTTCTGCCCAGTCCTGCTAGGCCACTTCAGACTCATATCAATGATGCCCTTCAATGTGAGGCTACTGGCAGCCCAGCCATCTCTTTTGAATGAAATGCGTTTTTAGCACAGAGCTCTGATCACGACCTGGGCCAGCAGGGCTGGTACACAGCAGATGCTCAGCTCAGCCTCTCTTGGAAGAACTGGGGAGGGTGGACCTCGAAAAAGCTCTGGAAGCATCAGGCTAGTGGGCTAGGAGACTCTTGGGACTAGTCTGCATTTTAGCAGAAGAACTCCCTTTCTACTTACACACTTGCTATTGACTGAAGGTCTGTGTCTCTTCCAAATTCATACACTGAAATCCTAACCCTCAATGAGATGGGATCAATAGGTGGGGTCTTTAAAGGGCTTCTAGGCCAGGaaggtcggagaaggcagtggcaccccactccagtacgcctgcctggaaaatcccatggacagaggagcctggtaggctgcagtccatggaatcactgagggtcggacacgactgagcaacttcactttcacttttcactttcacacattggagaaggaaatggcaacccactccagtgttcttgcctggagaatcccagggatgggggagcctggtgggctgccatctatggggtcacacagagtcggacacgactgaagtgacttagcagcagcagcagcaggccaggaAGGTGGAGTCCCCATGAATGGAATTAAtgaccttataaaagagaccccagaaagCTCCCCCACTGTTTCCaacatgtgaggacacagccacATATGCATGAGGAAGCAGGTCCTCACTGGATACTAGCTCCGCCAGCCATGATTTGGACTTCCCATGCTCTGGAACTGTGAGCAATCAACGTCTGTTGAGAAGCCACCTAGTTCATGGTATTTTTATTAAAGCAGCCTTTTATTAAAGCAGCCTAAAGACAATGCCAGTGGCCCCTCTCAGGTTGTATGTGAGCTGGGCAGAAGTAGACTGGGACAGAGGGCCATGGGTGTGAGCCTCCTTAGCAATGAGGGAGGCTCGGATGCTGGCCCATGAGGTGGGGGTCTGGGGTCAATGAACTCTCAGGTAAGACTTCTGGGAGGACTCAGAGGAGGGTGGTGTTGAGAGAAGCTCCAGGGCTCCGGAAGGCAGAGGCACTAAGAGAGGAGCAGAGATGAACACTCTCCACACCCTACTGGAGGTCCACAGGACACCAAGATAAAAGCCCCAGCTTGTCCCCTCTCCCCGGGGCCCATTCTTAACAAGTGGACCTGTGGCCTTGACTTTTGCACAAGGCAGCTTGCCCGAACAGAGCTTGCACATGTATGAAGGGAAAAGAGGTGAAATTCTTGGTGGCAAGCACATCATGATACCAGCAAAGCAAGTGAGTGGTTCAAGCAGAGATGGCTGGGCTCTTGGTTGGGTGAGGCAGTATCACACCCCCTGCCTGGAAGTTGCATTTGGGTAGAGTAATTGACAGGACCTGGGGGAAAGAAGACATAGGCCTTGCCTGTGCACCTCCAGGGAGACAAGGTTGGTAGGTGGAGTCATGCTCCTTTCCAAAATGCAGCTCTCTCCTATTGGGGCACATTGTGGCCTGGAAGGGGCCAACCCATGCACTTCTTGGAGCCCATTTTTCACTTGGCCTTCCAGAATGGGGCAGCTGACTCCAAGGCTGAGCTCTGTTTGCATTTCAGAGGGTCAGGGAACCAGCAGCCTGTCCTCGTTGCCTGCCTTTTCTGAGGCAACAGACACTACAGAGGGGGCCAGCCACTGACCACCAAGAAGACTGACCTCCCTGCTCCTGCTCCTATGCAGCCCACAGAGGCTGGACAATTCTTAAGTCTCAGAAGCCCCTTCTGTCACCCCACTTCTGATTCCTAGCAGGAGAAGCTAAGGGGAAAGCTGGTCTTCCACTTCCACCTGGAATTTAGATCCAGGGGAGAACCTCAGCTATGGTGAAGGGAGGCACCTGGCTGAATGACAGGCCCCTTCTGCCAAGGGACAGCTCGAACTTCCAGGAAGACCAACTCTCTGTCTCCAGGGAACCCCGCTTCTCCTCTAGGCATCCAGCAGGCAGTTGCAGGGCATGGGGCGAGGCAAGACAGGGGCTGGAAGTccagaatgtggagaaaaaatggaagaacTGATAAACCAAGCTTTGACGAAATAAGTCAAGGACAACCAATgccatttaacatatatttattgaaatctACTCAATGCAAGGCACTGTGCTAGATCTGGAAGGGGAATCAGACAAGAAGGGCCACCCCTGTCTTCTAAGAGCTCACAATCTAACGGGTTGGGGAGGTCGGGGAGAGCAAAGCGCTAGTGCAAGGCTGATTATAGTAACTGCTGTAAAACAGACAAGTTAAGGAGACTGGggaagaatgagaaaagagagCCAACAACCAAAACATGAACTGGGGCAGGGCATAATGGTTCTCAGATCTGCAAGTAACACTGAAGGCCATGTTTGTTTAAAGAGACCATTTCTACTTTAGAAAATAACCACCCGAACAGATGCAATGAGAACTACACATTATAAGTATACTAGTTATCCAGAAGTTATCAGTTTTCCAATATGACAGTTGGAAAGTAGCTGGAAGTAACTAGACACTTCCAAAATCAAGAATAGGGTGAGCAGTGACTTAACTCATTTCCTGGGGTAAACATGGGGTCAGGAAAGAACAATGCCCAGACAGAAAAATCATTGGTCAAACTCACTGAGGCTGGGAGGCATAGATTTGTATCCATGTTAGCAAACAGAATACCACATTGAAAAGAGATGTTTAGAACAGTCAGGTGGGGCTTGGTCTGGGGACAAGGGCTGGGTAGGACACGAGGAAAGCCAATCATGTGATTCTTCTCAGGAAGTGGACAAATGGGGAAATGCAATTGGTCTTGACAGACTGTAAAAAGCAGAGGCCTACTCAAGCTGGCTCAGGTCAAGGGGGTCTACGGCAGGGACACAAGTGGACCAGGGCAGTCGCCAGAGATCCCAGAAGGGAACTGCCAGGCTCCCTTGCAGTGCTGGGGTCAAGGCCTCTCTGAGGGTGCCCAGCAGGAGTCCATAGATCTTCAAGCTGGTGCTGCCCATCAGGGCAACTCCCCTAAATCCCAGGTGGCTCCCTCTTCCTTCCAGCACAAACTAGaaacttctctgttttcttatttacaCTTTACAGAGAACCCTAAAGATCTGGTCCATGTCTCCAGCTCTGTCGACCAATTACTGCCTGTGAGTCAAGTGTTCAGTTCTGGTTGAATGAACATGACCTTGACGGGGTGGGGGTCACATAACAGACAACAGGGCACAGCCCCGGGAATGCGGAATGCAACCCCACATGACAGAGATGCCCACCAGGACAGGGTGGGGCTCATTTTGGAAACTGGAGAGTGGGTATGACACAACTAATCCACACAGTTCATCTTATTAAGCAGCAGAAGTGGTAAACAGTTACTTTCTTCTGAAAATTTCAGCAAGTATTCAAAACTTTAATAAAAGTGATGGAAGgttttttttcagaatataagAAAAGGACCCATTTTGAAGGACAGCTGGCATTCTACATAATCAACCTGCTCTCCATTTGCCTTGCAAAAGGAATACAtgtgattagaaagaaaaatgaaatgaggtAGATACATAAATGCATAGACAAGCACACATGACAGCAAGTCTGATCACATTTTGCATCTGATGTAGCAGTAGACCTAGAGAGTCCAAGGaaatccaccccctcccccagggacCCGAGGCAAACACTGAACTCGGTGCGACTACAGGACACACGTTAAAGCCACAGAGAGAGCATGGACTTCACCCACAAACACAGTGACAGAAAAGATGTGTTCACTCCGGTGGACGGTCTGTTCAAGAGAAAATCATAGAACTGAGAATGGAACAAAGgaaaggagggcatgacaagGTGCCAAGGTGCCAAGGTGCCGGGTCCTGGCTGGGGACAAGTGGAGTGGTGTCGACGATACTAAGTTCTGAGTTAATACTGCATCTAGATCCTTCCTAAAACCCAGGCAAGACATGGCAGGCTACTTTCAGGTTGCAATGCCAGACTTGCCCCCATGGATGCCAACATTCGTTACCAAATGACAGTTGCAGCAAATACGTCATTAATAGcttgaaaagagaaaactgatgaGACAGGAAGTAGTGATTTCAGACATAGATTTACACCTACTGCAAGAACTGAGGCCCCCTAGCAGAAAGAATTGCTATGTAACAAGAGCTGTCAGCTTCTCTCCAGCCCGGGGGTCAGGATGGAGATGTTGCAGAGAGCCACTGGTGTGACCTGGGGGAGCCATTCCAGAGTACCTCTGGCTAAGGTCACAAGGGTCACTGTGGGACCCTGCTTCCCAGCCCCGGTGGGCCTGTCAGAAGGGCGCCCTTCCTTAGCAGGCTCTCAAGCTTCCCCTCTACCCCAGGCACAGCTGCTGAGAAGTCACGCTACAGGGGCCAGGTTCTTGGCTAGCCCTTGCTGCTGTTCCTCCTGGGGGAGGCTGCTGAAAGTGAGAGACCAGTTCCAGGATGACCAATTTCTATTTCTATGCCACATGGGCTGTCGTCAGAAGGGCATCATTGCCCTCTGAACTCTTGTTTTAACTGCCCCTCTTGGGCAAGGCTGTGGCAAGTCACAACCCAGGCCTGGTGTAGCCATCAGAGGGGCAGGGTTGTCTCCAAGCCTTTGTTCTGTCACCCCCTCACAGATGTGGATGCAGGAGGTGACATCAGAACACACAGGTGAATTTCCTCCTAGTCACCAAAAGTGGAAGCCACCGAACTGGTGACCTCTTTCTAGTTCCAGAATCACTCTCTAGGAAGAGGATACCATCCATGTGACAGCCATCAGTCGGTTGAGTCTTCGTGTTTGAGATGTCTGTTGGGTGGATCTGCTGCTCAGGCACTGAATCCACGCCGAACCATGGCCAAGGCTCCCAGGAGCTGGAAGGTTGGCCAGCTGCTGCCAAGACCAAGTTTGGACCGTCCCATTGATCCTGACCCATAAGTGAGGTCCCGCCCCACTGCTGAGGCCAGGGCTATGCTGAGGAACAGTCAAGAGTGTTCTGGCCAATCCAAGATGGAAATTCCTCTTGAGTGCCTGGGTGGCCAGGTTGGATAGTCAAGTACTGCCCACTTATGTGCAGAGTCTTCATCTTGGATGAGGAGTGAGCCTGCATCTCTGGCCCATTTCCATCCAGCCTGCCCACCTGGACATCCACCTTCTGGTGGGGCAGGACTTTCAACTTTTCATTTGTAATTCAATATCTAGAAGAAAATACCATCATCTCTAACTACTGAAGCAATGGAAGTTACGATTTAACTGACAACAATGAACGCTTGGATATGTAAAAATCAAAagcttacaaaacaaaaatgtaataaaattgctACAAAGAGCAAAGCAATAAAACTGGCAAAGAAATCATCACAATTGATATAGAAAGAACTGCTGTATAATGTCAATATATTCAAAGGTAACTTGATAACTGGTCAAAGGAGATGCACATATGATCTGCATGCGAGCAAATGGAAACAGTATTTTAAGCCATCATGTGAGAGAAAGAAGATGAGACTAGGAGTCAGGAGCCCTGGGTCTATCCCCAGTTCAGATACCAGTGAGTCacagaacaacagcaataaccATGGAGGTGATGGCAGATGACTTCACTGAGTGTGTACCTCTGTGCCAGGTGAGGCATCTCGGTCCTTGCGATAACCTTAAGAGGTAGTCCTGTGATCATCTTCGTTTTATAGAGGTGGAAATGGAGGATTGGAGAAGTACCATCTAGGCCCCATATCAGGAGAGGCTATTGTTCCCCAAAAGGAGGCATCACCTTATGCTTAAGTCCTTGGGATGTCATTGTTATCATGTTGATCTTCTCTCAAATACTTGATTTTAATAGTCCTGCTTGAGGATGAGACCCATTAGCCTGAAATAAACTCCAGTCGATGCTAGTTTTGGATATGCATGGAAGTCACCAGGTTGAATTGGTTTAAGAAAAAAGGACACAAAAGAAATGTAACTCAGATTCAGTACTTCTTCTTAAGAGTATGAGCTCACAATGACAAGTTTTTAATGCTTTGAAAAAGCcttttaaagttcatttaaaaaggaACACCTTAAGTGGGTGCACTGTAGAACTATAGGACAAATTAAAAAAGGACAACCATCATTCTAATGTTACGTGAACAGGTACTTATGGCTTGTGGGAGGTGATTTCTAGTGAGAGCCTTGTGCAGGGATTGTCACAGTGCTACATGGCACACAGCTCATACAGATGGAAGCCACTGGATGGGCTTTGAAAATAATGACTCCAAAGGGGCTCTGAGGTTGGTGAAGACAGTGTGGTTAGAAATGCATAGGAGGAATTAGAATAAAATGATCTCATGGAGCAGAGTCAGGCAAAAACGGAATACTTtgtaaattaatatattattatatataatgtgattTATAATAGGTATGCATaactaaattaataaattaaatattataagacATTTGATTATTCTATTTACAACcctaaaaatttataaattcaagTAGGCCAAAAACTTTGGGGTGATTGCTCTGTTAGGGAAAGTCGGGATTCACAATCTACAGATGCTGTCGTTGAATAGCTCTGGGTCTCCCTTTCCCTGAAGGGGGAGCTTGGAGGAAAACAAGCATCTCCATCCAGCTCCACTTCCCACATCCAGATTTCTCTTCTCTCATTCTCCGATTCAAGGCCTGTGGGTTTAAATACCTTGAAGGTACTCGAGGCCAGTTGAACCAGCCAAAATCAATCAAAATGGTAAAAGCTACTCTCGATAGGCAAAATGGGAAACATAGACACTTTATAAATTGCTGGTGGTAGTATAAATTGATTTCAACCTTTctgaagagaaaatatataagcaTTACAAAACTGTTCATCTCCTTTGACTCTGCCCTCCCCCTCTAGGGACCTGGCCCCGGCGGGAATCCGCTGCCAGCCGTGGGGCTGTGAGCCTCGCCTACTCATGGTGGGTTGGCTGATGCTTCTGCAGCGCCGACCGCCTCTTGAACACGCGGCCACACTCGCTGCACTCGCAGCGTCTTGTTCCACTGTGGGTCCTCCGATGGCGACTCAGGCCGGAGCTCCGGCGGAAGGCCTTCCCGCATTTGTCGCATTCATAGGGTTTCAGTCCGCTGTGGATGCGCCGGTGTTTGATCAGGTCAGAAGGCCCCCGGAAGGCCTTGCCGCAGTCGCCACAGGCATAAGGCCGCTCCCCAGTGTGGATGCGCTGGTGCTCTAGGAGGCTGGAGCTCTGCCTGAAGGCTTTGCCGCACTGGCCGCACTCGTATGGCTTCTCACCAGTGTGGATCCGCCGATGCTTGGTGAGCTCCGAGCTCCTCCGGAAGAGCTTGCCACAGTGGGGGCAACTGTAGGGCTTCGCTCCGCTGTGGATGCGCTGGTGCTCGGCCAGGCCATTGACTCCTCGGAAGGACTTGCCGCAGTCGTCGCAGTCGAAGGGCAGGTGGCCGGTGTGTATCCGCTGGTGCTTGAGAAGTTCCTGGCGATCCAGGAAATCCCTGCTACATGTCTTACAGGCGAAGGGCTTCTCCGAAGTGTGCAGCTTCTGATGGCGGAAGAGGTGGGTATTGACCTTGAAGGAGCGGCCACATTCCTCACAGTCAAAAGGCTTCTCTCGGCTGTGGACGCGCAGATGCTGACTGAGGCCTGCATTCTTCTTGAACCTTTTCCCGCATTCTTCACACTCGAAGGGTTTTGCCTCCTTTTCCATTTGCTCCCTCTTCTCCACGGCCCCGTCGAGGACCCAGCTGGGGCCTGGCTGGGGCTCTGCAGCCACATGGCTCTTCCTGTGCTCATTTAACTCAGCCACCCCATGAAAGACCTGACCGCAATCGCCGCACTCCCAGC from Bubalus bubalis isolate 160015118507 breed Murrah chromosome X, NDDB_SH_1, whole genome shotgun sequence encodes the following:
- the ZNF275 gene encoding zinc finger protein 275; amino-acid sequence: MMDENAQSQEMASTSSPRASEPSPEVKQNGDSGGKGGSPQNLPVEHHFACKECGDTFRLKVLLVQHQRIHSEKKGWECGDCGQVFHGVAELNEHRKSHVAAEPQPGPSWVLDGAVEKREQMEKEAKPFECEECGKRFKKNAGLSQHLRVHSREKPFDCEECGRSFKVNTHLFRHQKLHTSEKPFACKTCSRDFLDRQELLKHQRIHTGHLPFDCDDCGKSFRGVNGLAEHQRIHSGAKPYSCPHCGKLFRRSSELTKHRRIHTGEKPYECGQCGKAFRQSSSLLEHQRIHTGERPYACGDCGKAFRGPSDLIKHRRIHSGLKPYECDKCGKAFRRSSGLSRHRRTHSGTRRCECSECGRVFKRRSALQKHQPTHHE